In a genomic window of Scheffersomyces stipitis CBS 6054 chromosome 4, complete sequence:
- the SIW14.2 gene encoding putative tyrosine phosphatase encodes QYVPPLNFALVEDKIYRSGFPMPINYPFLKQLKLKTIIYLDKHGTAEIMAQYQEWLTTTDIKFHNLLMEASQEPFNRPDEHQQAQESLTIALSLMLDKQNFPMLIHSNKGKHRTGVLVGLMRKLLQGWSMSGIFEEYEQFAMGKSEFDLEFIELWQPELWVDDGCKPDFVRI; translated from the exons CAGTATGTTCCACCATTGAACTTTGCTCTTGTGGAAGACAAGATATATCGGTCTGGATTTCCCATGCCAATCAACTATCCGTTTCTCAAACAATTGAAGCTCAAGACAATTATCTACTTAG acaagCATGGAACAGCAGAAATCATGGCCCAGTACCAGGAATGGCTAACTACAACAGACATCAAGTTTcacaacttgttgatggaAGCGTCACAGGAGCCTTTCAATCGACCCGATGAGCATCAACAAGCGCAGGAGTCACTTACTATTGctcttctgttgatgttaGATAAACAAAATTTTCCCATGTTGATTCATTCTAATAAGGGAAAACATAGAACTGGTGTTCTTGTAGGGTTGATGCGCAAATTGCTTCAGGGCTGGAGTATGAGTGGcatctttgaagaatatgagCAGTTTGCAATGGGCAAGTCTGAGTTTGACTTGGAGTTTATTGAGTTATGGCAGCCAGAGTTGTGGGTGGATGATGGTTGCAAGCCCGATTTTGTAAGAATATGA
- the GLO2 gene encoding hydroxyacylglutathione hydrolase — MHIESIPMRWGTGDNYAYLLVDTPTKHAWLIDPAEPDEVVKYFAQNGTQFELKAIVNTHHHYDHAGGNNDFHRKYPDLPVIAGKDSPVVSYTPSHQEVIDLGDNLSITALHTPCHTQDSICYYVEDTSTGDRAVFTGDTLFISGCGRFFEGTGEEMDKALNHVLGSLPKNTRVYPGHEYTRSNVKFSKTVIENEAIKKLEAFAKENEYTTGKFTIGDELEFNPFMRLADPVVQKKTGFAKPAEVMTKLREMKNSF, encoded by the coding sequence ATGCACATTGAGTCTATCCCCATGAGATGGGGTACTGGCGACAACTACGCATATCTTCTAGTCGACACGCCTACAAAGCACGCGTGGTTGATTGACCCAGCTGAACCGGATGAAGTGGTGAAATATTTCGCCCAAAACGGAACGCAATTTGAGTTGAAGGCTATCGTAAATACTCACCACCACTACGACCACGCTGGAGGCAACAACGACTTCCATCGCAAGTATCCTGATTTGCCGGTGATAGCAGGAAAGGATTCTCCAGTTGTTTCGTACACGCCACTGCATCAGGAGGTCATTGATTTAGGAGACAACTTGTCGATAACTGCGCTTCACACACCATGCCACACTCAGGATTCCATCTGCTACTACGTGGAAGACACCAGCACCGGAGATCGTGCCGTATTCACAGGTGACACGCTTTTCATCTCCGGTTGCGGCCGTTTTTTTGAAGGAACTGGCGAAGAAATGGATAAAGCTTTGAATCATGTGTTGGGTTCGCTTCCAAAGAACACCCGGGTCTACCCAGGCCACGAGTACACTCGATCCAACGTCAAGTTCTCCAAGACGGTGATTGAAAATGAGGCTATAAAGAAGTTGGAGGCATTTGCTAAGGAAAACGAGTATACCACAGGAAAGTTTACTATAGGCGATGAGCTTGAGTTCAATCCGTTTATGAGGCTCGCAGATCCAGTagttcagaagaagacggGATTTGCAAAGCCAGCTGAGGTCAtgaccaagttgagagagatgaagaataGTTTCTGA
- a CDS encoding predicted protein translates to SPWRKQVSGVMGSTSLACWIVLLMPQLIEQWRLKSAEGIAIGFICIWFMGDVFNLVGSIWAGLLPEVIFLAVWFCIADFLIIASYFYYTHIFPKHHHSHGKRKSTSSSVGERHHHDRENHQHEGAAHHEHHHHEHESSPLLRRRSSTLTDIALEPEYHSIFIKYVLPLIFVVACGLMGFFLGGSSTGEGDDAPSPPDDIRLGPQIMGYMSALLYLGARIPQIIQNHRRKSVHGLSLLFFLFSTLGNLTYAGQILFFRSDSQYILLNLSWLLGSLGTIFEDSFIFLQFYIYQDNDKEDAVE, encoded by the coding sequence TCTCCATGGAGAAAACAAGTTTCGGGAGTAATGGGCTCCACTTCGTTGGCATGCTGGATAGTTCTTCTCATGCCTCAGCTTATTGAGCAATGGAGATTGAAGTCTGCCGAAGGCATTGCTATTGGCTTCATTTGCATCTGGTTCATGGGCGAtgtgttcaacttggtggGTTCAATCTGGGCGGGCTTGCTTCCTGAAGTCATCTTCCTTGCCGTATGGTTCTGTATTGctgacttcttgatcatTGCTTCCTATTTCTACTATACCCACATTTTCCCAAAACACCACCACAGCCACGGTAAAAGAAAAAGCACCAGTAGCTCTGTAGGCGAACGTCACCATCACGATCGCGAGAACCACCAACATGAAGGTGCTGCTCACCACGAACATCACCATCACGAACACGAATCTTCTCCTTTgctcagaagaagatcatctACCTTGACAGATATTGCCTTGGAACCAGAATATCACAGCATATTCATTAAATACGTATTGCCGTTGATTTTTGTGGTTGCTTGCGGCTTGATGGGTTTCTTCTTAGGAGGATCTTCCACTGGCGAAGGTGACGATGCTCCTCTGCCTCCTGACGATATCCGTTTGGGTCCTCAGATCATGGGCTACATGTCGGCGTTGCTCTACTTGGGAGCACGTATTCCTCAGATCATCCAGAACCACCGCCGGAAGTCGGTCCATGGCTTGAgcttgttgttcttcttgttctctaCCTTGGGTAACTTGACTTACGCTGGCCAGATTTTGTTCTTCCGTAGTGACTCCCAGTATATCTTGCTTAATTTAAGTTGGTTGTTGGGTTCTTTGGGAACCATCTTCGAAGATagtttcatcttcttgcaGTTCTACATCTACCAGGACAACGACAAGGAAGATGCCGTTGAATAA
- a CDS encoding predicted protein (go_function oxidoreductase activity; FAD binding~go_process tRNA processing), giving the protein MVNYVGKLCLAPMVRSGELPNRIMSLKYGADLVWSPEIVDRKLIQTRRVVNEEIKTVDYVVDSPHGAKLVFRTFPELEAGKLILQLGSSDPDLAVQAAEKVIKDVDGIDLNCGCPKSFSTHSGMGAALLSTPELLCSVLRDLVQKVGIPNQKPISCKIRLLDDLEATRSLVDQICETGIANLTIHCRQRAMRNRQEPIWHYLSEIIPRVQSKGISVVINGNLQSKADLCSLQDLFNNKDIGGMIAEAAEANPSVFSDSPLTQDKLISEFYGITKTYGDVFAGSKFMMLNQIPGRSPFYRQIAQTRTYEDMEKIVHEIQNDKEDKFIHKILNKDLQKQRCVNGEEFAAHMVLRKEVMQRLVGNNKRIAVESGGESSKRSKLNETKSAMVAV; this is encoded by the coding sequence ATGGTGAATTATGTCGGAAAGTTGTGTCTTGCTCCGATGGTGCGATCAGGCGAATTGCCGAATCGGATAATGTCGCTTAAGTACGGTGCAGACCTCGTTTGGTCTCCAGAAATAGTGGATAGGAAGCTTATTCAGACGAGGCGAGTTGTGAACGAAGAGATAAAAACTGTTGACTACGTCGTGGATTCTCCTCATGGAGCAAAGTTGGTTTTTCGAACTTTTCCGGAGCTTGAGGCTGGAAAATTGATTTTACAATTGGGATCTTCTGATCCGGATTTAGCTGTACAGGCTGCTGAGAAGGTGATAAAAGACGTGGATGGCATCGACTTGAACTGCGGATGTCCGAAGCTGTTTCTGACGCACTCAGGTATGGGTGCTGCATTGTTGCTGACTCCGGAGTTGCTCTGTTCAGTCCTTCGAGACTTGGTGCAAAAAGTAGGCATACCAAATCAAAAGCCTATCAGTTGTAAGATCCGATTGTTGGACGATTTGGAGGCTACCAGAAGTCTTGTAGATCAGATATGCGAGACTGGGATAGCGAACTTGACTATTCATTGTAGACAGCGAGCCATGCGGAATCGCCAGGAGCCGATCTGGCACTACTTACTGGAGATAATACCTCGAGTTCAGCTGAAAGGAATCAGCGTGGTTATTAATGGGAACCTTCAGTCTAAGGCTGATCTTTGCAGTTTGCAAGatcttttcaacaataaaGACATAGGTGGAATGATTGCCGAGGCTGCCGAGGCCAATCCAAGCGTCTTTTCTGATTCGCCATTGACTCAAGATAAGCTAATTTCCGAATTTTATGGCATCACCAAAACGTACGGCGATGTATTTGCTGGAAGCAAGTTCATGATGTTGAACCAGATCCCTGGAAGGTCACCTTTTTATCGTCAAATAGCCCAGACAAGGACTTACGAAGATATGGAGAAAATAGTCCACGAAATCCAGAACGATAAGGAGGACAAGTTCATTCACaagattctcaacaagGATCTCCAGAAACAACGCTGCGTGAatggtgaagaatttgCCGCTCACATGGTGCTAAGAAAGGAGGTAATGCAAAGGTTGGTAGGAAATAACAAGCGCATTGCTGTGGAATCAGGTGGTGAGAGCAGCAAGAGAAGCAAACTTAACGAAACAAAGAGTGCTATGGTAGCAGTATAG
- the TIM23 gene encoding mitochondrial import inner membrane translocase subunit TIM23 (go_function protein translocase activity~go_component mitochondrial inner membrane presequence translocase complex~go_process protein transport): protein MSWLFGSKPKTEEQSQSDLKQSLGFDPAQVADVSQILQTPGVLDSSRLHPLAGLDKGIEYLDLEDEQLTTVEGAQGIIPSRSWTDDLCYGTGAVYLLGLGLGGAYGMQEGIKNIPPNSPGKLQLNTVLNHMTKRGPYLGNSAGVLALTYNLIDSSLDALRGKHDDYNTVAAGALAGALFRSSAGIKPMAYSTALMAGAASAWCGIKRLLQ from the coding sequence ATGTCGTGGTTGTTCGGAAGTAAACCCAAGACCGAAGAACAGAGTCAGTCCGATTTGAAGCAGTCGTTGGGCTTTGATCCTGCGCAAGTTGCAGATGTGTCGCAGATTCTCCAAACTCCAGGAGTGTTGGACTCGTCCAGATTGCACCCTTTGGCCGGTTTGGATAAGGGAATCGAGTATttggacttggaagatgaaCAGTTAACCACAGTCGAAGGTGCACAGGGTATTATTCCTTCTCGAAGTTGGACTGATGACTTGTGTTACGGTACTGGTGCTGTGTACTTGCTTGGTTTAGGTCTTGGAGGAGCCTACGGTATGCAAGAGGGTATAAAGAACATTCCTCCTAACTCACCAGGAAAGTTGCAGTTAAACACAGTGTTGAACCACATGACCAAGAGAGGTCCTTATTTGGGTAACTCTGCAGGTGTTTTAGCATTGACATACAACTTGATCGATTCTTCGCTCGATGCATTGAGAGGAAAGCACGACGACTACAACACAGTCGCTGCTGGAGCTTTGGCTGGTGCCCTTTTCAGAAGCAGTGCCGGTATCAAGCCTATGGCATACTCCACGGCATTGATGGCTGGTGCGGCCTCTGCCTGGTGTGGAATCAAGCGTTTGTTACAGTGA
- a CDS encoding predicted protein has protein sequence MSLLYHPLSRSVNTRDLSGCLTPNNQAVEEFKYKTSELVTSAAKPSVTSNILSPPLSPYQRNNVTIHPPLVMEKSYMQTVSPFKIENYQDYKLTIDAWAELGPAYKSHQLHFLDQYSVISQEESQKKSAFLLQQRRATSTKRRAAVLDSDNESDVSTDRVRTRRVIKTTNRDMDFESGSELDSLVNLTPKKKKIRRDNTSSPSIAQQQQSLIDESIPDFSPVAEKTLPANNTKCLKIEWKGQPMDLSTDPNLSKLHPAEVVLASILRLPAAVYLDSKRRLFYEKVQRLKVGKQFRRTDAQKACRIDVNKASRLFAAFEKVGWLEDHHFQQYL, from the coding sequence ATGTCGTTGTTATACCACCCTCTCTCCAGATCTGTCAACACCAGAGACTTGTCTGGCTGCTTGACTCCAAACAACCAGGCTGTAGAAGagttcaagtacaagaCGTCGGAGCTCGTGACCTCCGCAGCCAAGCCCTCGGTCACATCCAACATCCTCTCTCCACCGCTCTCGCCCTACCAGCGCAACAATGTCACCATCCACCCGCCATTGGTGATGGAGAAGCTGTACATGCAGACGGTGTCGCCcttcaagattgaaaacTACCAGGACTACAAGCTCACCATCGATGCCTGGGCCGAATTGGGCCCTGCCTATAAGAGCCACCAGTTGCACTTTCTCGACCAGTACAGCGTGATTCTGCAGGAAGAGCTGCAAAAAAAGTCTGCGTTTTTGTTGCAGCAAAGAAGAGCCACTTCGACCAAGAGAAGAGCCGCGGTCTTGGACTCCGACAACGAGTCAGATGTGTCGACTGACCGTGtaagaaccagaagagtCATCAAGACGACCAACAGAGATATGGACTTTGAGTCCGGCTCGGAGCTCGACTCGCTTGTGAACTTGACTcccaagaaaaagaagatcagaagGGACAACACTCTGTCGCCTTCGATTgctcaacaacaacagctgCTTATAGACGAGTCCATTCCCGACTTCTCTCCTGTAGCTGAAAAGACTTTACCAGCCAACAACACAAAGTGCTTGAAGATCGAATGGAAGGGTCAGCCTATGGATTTGTCCACTGACCccaacttgtccaagttgcACCCAGCCGAAGTAGTGCTTGCATCGATTTTGCGTTTGCCAGCAGCCGTATATCTTGACTCCAAGAGACGTTTGTTCTACGAAAAAGTGCAAAGATTGAAGGTTGGCAAGCAGTTCAGAAGAACTGATGCTCAGAAGGCTTGTAGAATCGACGTCAACAAGGCATCCAGACTCTTTGCTGCCTTTGAAAAGGTCGGCTGGCTAGAAGATCatcatttccaacaatatttataa